The DNA region CAGACCCTCCCACCCGCCTTCGCGGCCAAACCCCGATTCCCGCACGCCGCCAAAGGGCGCTGCGGCATCAAAGAGGTTCGTGGCGTTGACCCAGACGACACCCGCCACCAGTTTGGGCGCAATATCGAGCGCGAGGTTCACGTTCTCCGTCCACAGCGTCGCGGCCAGCCCATAGCGGGTGTTGTTGGCGACCTCCACGGCCTCGCCCGGCGTGCGGAAGGTGGTGGAGACCAGCACGGGGCCGAAGATTTCCTCCTGCATCAGGGGTGATGCCGTGTGCAGTCCGGTGATCAGCGTGGGCGGGTAAAAACAGCCGCCCTCGGGCAGGTCGCCGGGGGCGTGATAGACGTCCCCGTCCGCGCCATTCACGGCTTTGGTGATGGCGGCATGTTGCGCCGGATCCACGATCGCGCCCACATCAATGCTTTTGTCCAGCGGGTCGCCGATGCGCAAGGTCGCCATGCGGGCCTTGAGCCGCGCGTGGAAGTCATCGGCGATGTTTTCCTGCACCAGAAGCCGCGATCCGGCGCAGCAGACCTGGCCCTGGTTGAACCAGATCGCGTCCACCAGCCCTTCGATGGCGCTGTCGATATCCGCGTCGTCGAACACGATGTAGGGGGATTTGCCGCCCAACTCCAACGTCAGATGTTTGCCGGTTCCTGCCGTCTGCTCGCGGATGCGGCGGCCCACGGCGGTCGATCCGGTGAAGGCGATCTTGTCGACATCGGCGTTCACCAGTGCCTCCCCGGTGTCGCCATCGCCGGTGATGATGTTCACGACGCCCGGTGGCACGCCCGCCTCGCCACAGATCTCGGCGAAGACCATGGCCGAGAGCGAGGTGTATTCGGCGGGTTTCAGCACCACCGTATTGCCCGCCGCAAGCGCAGGTGCGATCTTCCAGGCCAGCATCAGGAGGGGGAAGTTCCACGGGATGATCTGGCCGCAGACGCCCAGTGCCTGTTGGTCCGGGCATTCCTCGGGCAGCAATTGGGCGAGGCCCGCATGGTAGTAGAAATGCCGGATCGCCAGCGGCACATCGATGTCCCGGCTCTCCCGGATCGGTTTGCCGTTGTCCATCGTTTCCATCACGGCCAGCAGGCGCGAATGCTTCTGCATCACCCGCGCGATGGCATAGAGCACACGGGCGCGTTTTCCGGCATCCTTGGCCCAGGCCCCCTGCGCCTTGCGGGCGGCTTTCACGGCGCTTGCAACCTCCGCCTCCGTGCCTTTGGTGACGCCCGCCAGCTTCTCGCCCGTAGCCGGGTTGTTGGAGGCGAAATCATCGCGCAGCGGCCCCCATTTGCCGCCGATGAAATGCCCTGCGATGCCGCCGCGATCCGCCAGCCAGGCCCGCGCCTCAGCAGCGCTTTCCGGGGCGGGGCCGTAATCCATAGTCTCAAAAATCGTGGCGGTGGTCATGGGGTGCCTCCGATGGGCAGGCCGAGG from Jannaschia sp. CCS1 includes:
- a CDS encoding aldehyde dehydrogenase family protein, which encodes MTTATIFETMDYGPAPESAAEARAWLADRGGIAGHFIGGKWGPLRDDFASNNPATGEKLAGVTKGTEAEVASAVKAARKAQGAWAKDAGKRARVLYAIARVMQKHSRLLAVMETMDNGKPIRESRDIDVPLAIRHFYYHAGLAQLLPEECPDQQALGVCGQIIPWNFPLLMLAWKIAPALAAGNTVVLKPAEYTSLSAMVFAEICGEAGVPPGVVNIITGDGDTGEALVNADVDKIAFTGSTAVGRRIREQTAGTGKHLTLELGGKSPYIVFDDADIDSAIEGLVDAIWFNQGQVCCAGSRLLVQENIADDFHARLKARMATLRIGDPLDKSIDVGAIVDPAQHAAITKAVNGADGDVYHAPGDLPEGGCFYPPTLITGLHTASPLMQEEIFGPVLVSTTFRTPGEAVEVANNTRYGLAATLWTENVNLALDIAPKLVAGVVWVNATNLFDAAAPFGGVRESGFGREGGWEGLGAYLKPRAKAVAATPLTVPDAPDTPVAADLDRTAKIYIGGKQARPDGGYSKAHYTRKGALIGHTGLGNRKDIRNAVEAARGAAKWGKSTGHLRAQILYFLAENLSARAEEFAGRISDSLGTSHTKAAAEVDTSITRIFTAAAWADKFDGAARGVPLRGVALAMKEPVGIIGALAPDDAPLLASATLLAGALAMGNRLILAPSQAAPLVVTDLYQVLDTSDVPAGVVNIVTGNHADVAPTLAGHMEVDALWSFSPHVRPSVLEQASASNLKRTWTNAGGNPDWTSTNLRPVLEAGTETKTVWIPYGE